Genomic segment of Callithrix jacchus isolate 240 chromosome 9, calJac240_pri, whole genome shotgun sequence:
CACGGGCCTCCCGCCTGTCCCAGCACTGCAGTCGGATGGCCGGGATGTGGCACTGCCCCTCtaggcagtgcctctgcctggcctCCCGCAGCTGCCACTTCTTCAGCAGGTCCCGCTCATGGGCCCGCATCTGCTGCTCCAGGGCCAGGACAGCCTGGTGGGGCACTGCCAGGGAGCCGGCCACTGGGCAAGGAACAGGCTCCATGGCAACCTCAGAACACTGGCGCTGGGGCCCAGTCAGGGAGAGCATCTTTCCACTGGGACCTTCCCCAGAGATGGCTCATCCCCTTGGAGATTCGGGGGTGCAGCTGAGGTGGAGGCTACCCCATTCCTGCCACTCCCCAACCTGGGATGGGGGTACCAGGATCACCCTTGGGCTGATGAGGAGCCCAGGTCTTGGGCAGTTACCAAGTGGGAGTCAGTCTGGAAGGCGGTGACGAGGGAGCGGCCTCGCCCAGGCCACGCCTTGAAACGCTGGCCCTCAACAAGAGGCAGCTTGGCTCCCAAGACACAGCCGCCTCCTCTCTGCGGGGCACACTCCCTGTGGAGAGCAACTGGGAGCCAGGGCCAAGGGCAGGCCTCACTTGCCCAGGAAAGAGAAGACCCACCAGAGAAGCGCATGGCGTGGGGGCTCAGTGCAGCTGGGGCTGCTGCCACTTCCTGGTGCTCTGTGCCCACCACCTCACAGGACCCCATGAAGCACAGTCCCCAGCACCCTTCATTCTGATGTCTTCTGAGCAGGAGCCCAGCCAGGGCCTTGGGCTGAGAAAGCTCCATCCCATCCTTTCTGCTCCTTCACCTCTTCGACCAGCTCTTCTCCTCTGATGGCGGGGAGCACATTTCCCGGCAGCCCTCCCACCAAGCCGTCACCCGCATTGTCATACCTGGGTGTAGCCTAGGGACGGTGGCCCGTAGTCACTGAGCAGCTGGCGGTACTGTGAAGACGTCGCCATGCTGGTGGAAGGCGAGTGGACACTCCCAGCTACAGGGAAGGGAGAGACCAGGAGTCAGCTCAGCTGTGCCAAGGCAGGGACTCCGGGTCCTGCAGCAACCCCCGCCCAGGACCCGCCACCAACTGCGGCAGGACAGAGAACCCCGCTCTCCACCTCTGGTCTGAGCAGCATAGAAGACTGCTAGTGGAATGGAGCTGGAAGGCACCCAGCCATCCCCAGCTCTGCAGGGGCCACTGGTCCTCACAGAGCTCCCTCCCAACCAGCCAGAGCCTTCCAAGGAGCAGGGCTGCTCCCAAAGATAAAGTTACTGCCATGCCTCTCCCAGCCTCATCCCTGCCCatcccttctccctgtgtcctggtCCCCAGAGGCTGAGAACCTCAAGGCCACATCACACCACAAGTGCCCCCTGCCATGGAGGCTGGTCCACACGAAGCGGAGCTTCCTAACACACGAAGGCTTTTTGCTCCTATGTACCCAAATCACTGTGCTCAACGATGGGGAAGACGCGGGGAGGCCTTGCAGTATTTGGGACCCAACCCTACCACGGCCTCTGTGTGCCCCAGAGAAAGCctctcaacctctctgtgcctgtctcCCCTTCCCCAAAGAGGGGACCAGACCCTTGGCAGTCTACATCCCCAGGGCTCTGCATCCCAGACAGGAGGGTTGAGGCCCCACATATGGGAGGCAACACTGGGGCCTGTCCAGGGCCGCAGTCAGGGACCAAGCAGGGCCCAGCCCGCACGCAGCCCCCTGGATGTGGGAGGGGAGTCCGTGGCTGGGAGCACGCAGCCCCGCAATGGCGTCCCAGTGGCCATTAGCGGGTAAAGGATATCCTGCAGAATGACAAACAGCGGTAACCATGGAGAGTTTACCTAGTCCTCCTCGGCAGCTGCCCGCCTGCCGCCCCCAGAGCCACACGTTCTCTCACACACAGCGGGCGCAGCAGACTTGGCCCCGGGGACAGACAGCTGGTGCCAGGCTGGCCAAACCCACCAGCTGCTCGCTTGGTGTGGGCGAGGGGAGgggcagaggaagaaggaagtTCAGGGCCTCGGGCTGGGGGAGCTGGGAGGAGCCCTGGAGAACCCCGGCTCCAGGCCCCTCACTGTGGAGACCTGAGGGGATGGCCCCAAGCCTCACAGCACAGAGGAGGCCAACGCAGGGAGCCAGATACCCCGGCACCTGCCTCTCGTCTGGGAGCAGGGACAGCCCCCAGCTATCTCCCTGGGTCTCAGGCCAGCCCTGGATGCCGCCACTGCAGCCCATGGCTATGCTCCAGCTTGGGCTGGACTGGGAAATGCGGACTTGGACCTGAACTGGGCAGAGCGCTGTGCCACTCCAAGCCTCCGTTTCCATGCCTCCCACGTGAGGATGACAAGACACGTGCGCTACAGGGACCGGCTGCTCAAATGGGGATGCAATTATGCCCATGACCTCTGGCCACGTTAACGGCCATTGCAGGAATCGGCCAGGGCGGTGTCCCCCAGAGCCTCCTCACCACATCAGCCTAACCCCCGTTTCCTGAGCTTCTGATGTGGCAGCAAATGTGGAGAGGGGAATATAGGCTCTACGGGCACAGATCTGGGTTCCGATCCTGGTCGCTACACCCCTCTGGCATCAAGGGCCAGTCGCTGGGGGGAGCATCGTGGACAGAACCCTGGGCATTGGAAGATCCCAGCACCCTGGCAGGAAGAGCACTGACTGCTCCCCATGCACCCTCACGTCGTCCCCTGGGTGTGCCCTCGTCCTCCTCCCTAGCTGCTTTGCCCACTGATCCTCGCCTCCCCTTTTCtgtcctccccccacccccgtcaGCACCAGCCCAGCTGTGCCactcctagctgtgtgacctcataCAGTGCCCCTCCCTCTCCagtcctcagtttctccatttgttaGGGGCGGTGCTTCTCAAGAGAAGGTCTACAGGCTCCAGATTCTACTATTGGATGTACCAGGGTTAGGTTTTGCAGGGCTGTGAGGGAGGAGGAATGAGAAATCGTCCCATTTTGGCTGGGCGACCGGAGCAATAGCTCGGTAACCCCAGTGCTCAGTCCAGGACAGTTCCTTGTTCAGGGTTGGGAGTGGTGTCTGGTCCTGGAGAGAGCTGGCGGAAGGGCCTTGAGTTCCACTCCTGGTCACTCCTTCCTGCAGACACAGGGACCGGGACACAGGGACCGCGTCAGCGCAGGCCGTCTCGGCGTATCTCAGACAATGAGCGCAGTGTGTAGGAGCGAGGGGTTGGCAGAGGCCAGGAAGCTCCTGGGGCCAGGCGCAGCTCCCCGCCCCCACGCCAGACAAAGAGCGCCAGGGCCTGGGGAGCTGGCGGCCTTCCCGCCACTTGGGGCGCCTGGGGGGCTCTGGGGCCGGGGAGGCGGGGGCTTTGTCTAactccaccactgccaccaccggCCAGGCCGCGGCTTGGCAACCCGTGAGCAGGAGGCAGGGCTGCAGGGCGTGAGGGATGATGACAAGGAAGCCGGAGGAGCGGCGGCAGCGGAGAGTCCATCTTGGATGCAAATGGCAGGAGGGGAGCTGGGGTTCGGCAAAGGGACCcatggtgggggggggggcacGAAAAAGCCCAGATCTGAGGATCTCGGCACTCCTGGAATTCTccacaggagaaagaagaaaagctgagTACAGGTGCAGTCAGCCCAGAACATGACTTCACCGGTCCTTCTGAGTGCCGCCGTCCCTGTAACCCCAAACCCCTAAGGTCCCAGTTTAGGGTCCCGGCCCCGATGACAGCAGGGCAAGCCTGAGATGTCAGCCTTGCGCGGGCAGGCAACAccagcccctgccctccccacaggCCAAGAGGAAGAAGGCTGCTGGCATTCCTACCTGGCAACAAAGCCCGTCTTTGTAAGGTCTGCGGACCCCAGAGGAGGTGAGAATGTTTGAGAGGAAAACAGTGGCTGTTTGCTCTTTGGGACTTGGAGCCCAAAAGTGAGCAATTCAACTCTCCCTCCGCACCCAGACGCTTAACCCTTTCGAGCCCGTACACCTCAGTGTCCAAGGTCTTTCTAATATCGTTTGTATGGGTTCCAACTTCGGATTTGGGGAGTTACGAAATCGACGTTTGCAGACAAGGCCCAAAACTCGAGCAGGAGCCAGCGTGGCACCGGTGACCAACGGGgccacctcccctccccctcgAGGCCTTTCCCCCTCTCCCCACGACGCACCTTTTGGGAAGTCTGTTTCCGACCAAGTGTCAGAGAAGAGGGGCCCCAGTGAGGGCAGAAAGCCCGGCACCTCCGAATCCCTCGCCGCACCCACTTTCCATGGCTCCCTTGGTCCCCTGGACTCAGCCTGAAGCTGCCTGACAACTTCTGGAGGAGTTTCCTGCGAGCGCCTGGCTGCTGCCACAGCCCCAGGAAGGGCGAGGAGAGGCCCTCCCGGCTTCTGCATGGAGGGCTTTCTAGGCCCAGCCCTGCGGGATCCCAGATGGGGCGTATGCGTGACCCGCTGCCCCTAAGCCCGAGCTCGGGCCCCAGCAGTCCCAGGGATAAGCCAACTTCGTTCACTCCGCGCACACCTTGAGGGGATCCGCGCGTGCCCGCGTGAGGCAGCCCCTGCTCCCACGCGCCGGGCCGAGGCCCCCGGGCCTCCGAGTTCGCTGCCCACCCGTGACCCCGTCCCGGTCCGGATCACCGCAGGCCGGAGACCTCAGGGCCCGCGGCAGCCCCGCACCCCACCGCCCGCGCCCGCCCGCGTGGGGCCTGGCCCCGCCCCCAGCGCCCCAGGCCCGCGACGCTCCGCGCTCCCCGCTCCCCAGGGCAAGCAGaaccccgcgccccgcgcccggCGCGGCCCGGACCGCTCCCGACTCCCGCCGGCAGGGGCCCTCGCCGAGCCGCCCAGAAGCGGGAGAAAAAGGAGCCGAGAACAAGCCTCCCCCGCCCTCGCCCTCGCCCGCCGCGCTCCATGCGATCCGCAGCCGCCGGCGCGGGGGTCACCCCGGGCCGCCCGCCCCGCACCCCCAGACAAGGCCCCCGCGCGCGGGGCGCACCCGCGAACTTTGGCGGCGCGGGCTCGGGAATCATGGCGGCGGCAGCGCTGCCCCGGGCCGGGACCCTGAGCCCGCTGCTCCTGGCCTCTGCGGGCGCCCCCGGGAGCCCCGGGCCGGGGCTGGGCGCGCGGGCCCCCAACTTGGCGGTGCTCGGGCCGCGGCGCACGCGGCTCACTCACCGGCGTTGAGGGCGGCGGCGGGCATGTGCGCGGCCAAGTTCGGTTTGTAAGACATCACCCCGGGCGGCGGGTGCGCCGGGCGCGGCGAGACCAGGCCGCGAGGGCAGCGGCGGCGGTGGCGAGGCCGGGCGGCGGCGCGGCGGCCCCGGCGGCCCCGCGCCGGTCCGAGCGCCCGCCGAGCGCCCGCGCACTTTTTGTTGTCGGCTGCTCGGGCCGCGCCGGCAAATATGGCCGTCTGCGCCCTGCCGCCGCCGCAGTCTCACCCAGGCCCCGGGCGCGGCGCAGGGGCGGCCGCAAACTTTCCGCGGAGCCGGCGGGGCGGCCGGGGCCGGGAGGGGGCGGCCCGGCGTCAGGGGGCGGCTCCGCCCGCGGCCGCGCCCCGCGCCTCCGGGTGCGCTCAGCGCCCGCAACTTGCCAAAGTTTGGGGGGCTGGGGTCCTGGCGGCGCCCGAGGT
This window contains:
- the CDK2AP1 gene encoding cyclin-dependent kinase 2-associated protein 1 isoform X2 — translated: MQKPGGPLLALPGAVAAARRSQETPPEVVRQLQAESRGPREPWKVGAARDSEVPGFLPSLGPLFSDTWSETDFPKAGSVHSPSTSMATSSQYRQLLSDYGPPSLGYTQGTGNSQVPQSKYAELLAIIEELGKEIRPTYAGSKSAMERLKRGIIHARGLVRECLAETERNARS